One stretch of Streptomyces zhihengii DNA includes these proteins:
- a CDS encoding ABC transporter ATP-binding protein, whose product MSTDSALQSGRTTVLVEADGLRKVHVPRRGGAAVEAVAGVSFSVARGEVFGMLGPNGAGKSTTMRMVAAVSPVSGGRLRIFGLDPERGGARIRARIGVVPQDDTLDMELTVRENLLVYGRYFGLRRQVIRERTDHLLEFARLTEKAGDQVEALSGGMRRRLTIARSLINSPEILLLDEPTTGLDPQARHMLWERLFRLKQEGVTLLLTTHYMDEAEQLCDRLVVMDRGRIVAEGTPAGLIRAHVTREVLEMRFPVGEQPSPDVLADGGRLEVLPDRVLVYAEDGETALAAVHRRGVRPLTALVRRAGLEDVFLSLTGRTLVD is encoded by the coding sequence ATGAGCACCGACAGCGCGTTACAGTCCGGGCGGACGACCGTCCTTGTCGAGGCCGACGGTCTGCGCAAGGTGCACGTCCCCCGGCGGGGCGGGGCGGCCGTCGAGGCCGTCGCCGGCGTCTCGTTCTCAGTGGCACGCGGCGAGGTCTTCGGGATGCTCGGGCCGAACGGCGCCGGCAAGTCGACCACCATGCGCATGGTGGCCGCCGTGTCCCCGGTCTCCGGGGGCAGGTTGCGAATCTTCGGTCTCGACCCCGAGCGCGGTGGTGCCCGGATCAGGGCCCGCATCGGTGTCGTCCCGCAGGACGACACCCTGGATATGGAGCTCACGGTCCGCGAGAACCTGCTCGTCTACGGGCGCTACTTCGGCCTGCGCCGCCAAGTCATCCGCGAACGTACCGACCACCTGCTGGAGTTCGCCCGGCTCACCGAGAAGGCCGGCGACCAGGTCGAGGCTCTCTCCGGGGGCATGCGGCGCCGGCTCACCATCGCACGGTCGCTGATCAACTCGCCCGAGATCCTCCTGCTCGACGAACCCACCACGGGTCTCGACCCGCAGGCCCGGCACATGCTGTGGGAACGACTCTTCCGCCTCAAACAGGAGGGCGTGACCCTGCTGCTGACCACCCACTACATGGACGAGGCCGAACAGCTCTGCGACCGCCTCGTGGTCATGGACCGGGGCCGGATCGTCGCCGAGGGGACACCCGCCGGGCTGATCCGTGCCCATGTCACGCGCGAGGTGCTGGAGATGCGCTTCCCCGTCGGTGAGCAGCCCTCGCCGGACGTTCTCGCCGACGGGGGCCGGCTGGAGGTACTGCCCGACCGCGTCCTCGTCTACGCCGAGGACGGGGAGACGGCGCTGGCGGCCGTGCACCGCCGCGGGGTGCGGCCCCTGACCGCTCTGGTGCGCCGGGCGGGGCTGGAGGACGTGTTCCTCAGCCTCACCGGCCGGACGCTGGTGGACTGA
- a CDS encoding DegT/DnrJ/EryC1/StrS family aminotransferase has translation MRVPFSQVREENRELMDELLPRLTEVLESGVLVGGDEVPRFERAFARLHGTREAVAVNSGTDALRLALRALGVPRGSVGITVANTFVATVGALVSEGVRPLLVDVGADENIDPEAVAAAVTEETGVVVAVHLRGRPAQMDVLRDLCAERGVPLIEDCAQAVGAVFSGRPVGGFGAVGCFSLHPLKNLAACGDAGVVVTDDTKLADRLRLLRNHGLADRDTVALWGENSRLDPLQAAALDVKLSRLAGWTKSRRELAALYDARLAGLPLVLPAHGPDRTHVYHRYVVRTPWRAELRAHLAAAGVETAIHYPVPVHRQPAARTGGVAVADGGLPVTEHQSGEILSLPLHPLLTEEQIDYVTDRITEFHHRRSLRAHRDEVGA, from the coding sequence ATGCGTGTGCCCTTCTCCCAGGTACGGGAGGAGAACCGTGAGCTCATGGACGAGCTGCTGCCCCGGCTCACGGAGGTCCTGGAATCCGGCGTCCTCGTCGGCGGCGACGAAGTGCCCCGCTTCGAGCGCGCGTTCGCCCGACTGCACGGGACCCGTGAGGCCGTCGCGGTCAACTCGGGCACCGACGCGCTCCGGCTGGCGCTGCGCGCCCTGGGCGTGCCGCGCGGCAGCGTCGGGATCACCGTGGCGAACACCTTCGTCGCCACCGTGGGCGCCCTCGTCTCGGAGGGTGTCCGCCCGCTGCTGGTCGACGTCGGCGCGGACGAGAACATCGATCCCGAGGCGGTCGCGGCGGCGGTCACCGAGGAGACCGGCGTGGTGGTTGCCGTCCATCTGCGGGGCCGGCCCGCACAGATGGACGTGCTGCGCGATCTGTGCGCCGAGCGCGGCGTCCCGCTGATCGAGGACTGCGCCCAGGCCGTCGGCGCTGTCTTCTCGGGCAGACCGGTCGGCGGTTTCGGAGCTGTCGGCTGCTTCAGCCTGCACCCGCTCAAGAACCTCGCGGCGTGCGGGGACGCCGGTGTCGTCGTCACCGACGACACCAAGCTCGCCGACAGACTGAGGCTGCTGCGCAACCACGGTCTCGCGGACCGGGACACGGTGGCCCTCTGGGGTGAGAACTCCCGGCTCGACCCCCTGCAGGCCGCCGCCCTCGACGTCAAACTCAGCAGGCTCGCCGGCTGGACAAAAAGCCGCAGGGAGCTCGCCGCCCTGTACGACGCCCGCCTGGCCGGCCTCCCGTTGGTCCTGCCGGCACATGGCCCGGACCGCACCCATGTCTACCACCGCTATGTCGTCCGTACTCCGTGGCGGGCCGAGCTGCGGGCCCATCTCGCCGCGGCCGGTGTCGAGACGGCGATTCACTACCCGGTCCCCGTGCACCGGCAGCCAGCGGCACGTACCGGAGGGGTCGCCGTCGCGGACGGCGGGCTGCCCGTCACGGAGCACCAGAGCGGGGAGATCCTCTCCCTCCCCCTCCATCCCCTGCTGACGGAGGAACAGATCGACTACGTGACCGACCGCATCACCGAATTTCATCACCGGCGCTCTCTTCGAGCGCATCGAGACGAAGTGGGGGCGTGA
- a CDS encoding adenylyltransferase/cytidyltransferase family protein: protein MSRRGKVLPADLIAGLRTEWGRRGMTVGQCHGCFDILHEGHIHYLRQAAEQVDVLLVSVTAARHVGKGPGRPVFGDRARLSVLAALDAVDHVALSDFPTAVPLIELWRPDFYFKGADYADGEDPRVAAERDALEATGGKFFTTDGSIFDSSTRALHAWTAR from the coding sequence ATGAGCCGCAGGGGCAAGGTGCTGCCCGCCGACCTGATCGCCGGGCTGCGCACCGAATGGGGACGCCGCGGAATGACGGTCGGACAGTGCCACGGCTGCTTCGACATCCTGCACGAGGGACACATCCACTATCTGCGGCAGGCCGCCGAACAGGTCGACGTGCTGCTCGTGTCCGTGACGGCAGCACGCCACGTCGGCAAGGGGCCCGGCAGACCGGTCTTCGGCGACCGCGCACGGCTCTCGGTGCTGGCGGCCCTCGACGCCGTCGACCACGTCGCCCTGAGCGACTTCCCGACCGCGGTCCCACTGATCGAACTCTGGCGCCCCGACTTCTACTTCAAGGGCGCCGACTACGCGGACGGCGAGGACCCGCGCGTCGCCGCCGAGCGCGACGCGCTGGAGGCCACGGGCGGAAAGTTTTTCACCACCGACGGCAGCATCTTCGACTCGTCCACCCGGGCTCTGCACGCATGGACCGCCCGATGA
- a CDS encoding carbamoyltransferase family protein, whose amino-acid sequence MTIWGISALSHDAALAVVDGDRVVFAAHSERYSRRKNDAELNPLLIEDALRFGQPSDVVWYERPLVKKLRHLRAGQYGLAFSAADLPRRYLRRFDALRDCRFHTVGHHASHAAAGYWTSGFDDACVITVDGIGEWDCMTVGSFRQGVHRHHRRIRYPHSLGLLYSAFTRRCGFKANEEEFILMGLAGFGEPRHADAIHRDLIERTDGGYRLRHNVHRGIGDWLHDARPEDLAASIQAVTEDVLVDIARWGRRATGSGNLVLMGGVALNCVANSRIAREAGFDEVSIFPNPGDAGSSIGAAAAHLGRPLHWDGPYLGTAIDRPYEHRAILERLLDGEVVGVANGRAEFGPRALGNRSLLCDPRGEEVQDKVNRIKGREPFRPFAPAVLEEHAHDYFELPVKRSPWMQFVARCKRPDLLPAITHVDGTSRVQTVSRSTHPEFYDLISAFHRRTGCPMLLNTSLNIKGQPLVNTWEDARAFRADTGVEVL is encoded by the coding sequence ATGACCATCTGGGGAATCTCCGCGCTCTCCCACGACGCCGCGCTCGCGGTGGTGGACGGCGACAGGGTCGTCTTCGCCGCGCACTCCGAGCGCTACTCGCGCCGGAAGAACGACGCCGAACTCAACCCGCTCCTGATCGAGGACGCCCTCCGGTTCGGGCAGCCCTCAGACGTGGTGTGGTACGAACGCCCGCTGGTGAAGAAACTGCGGCATCTGCGCGCCGGTCAGTACGGCCTGGCTTTCAGCGCGGCGGACTTGCCCCGGCGCTACCTCCGCCGCTTCGACGCCCTGCGGGACTGCCGCTTCCACACAGTCGGCCACCACGCCTCCCACGCCGCAGCCGGCTACTGGACCAGCGGGTTCGACGACGCGTGCGTCATCACTGTAGATGGCATCGGCGAATGGGACTGCATGACCGTGGGCTCCTTCCGGCAAGGTGTCCACCGCCACCACCGCAGGATCCGCTACCCGCACAGCCTGGGGCTGCTCTACAGCGCCTTCACCCGGCGCTGCGGCTTCAAGGCCAACGAGGAGGAGTTCATCCTTATGGGCCTGGCCGGCTTCGGTGAACCCCGCCACGCCGACGCGATCCACCGCGACCTGATCGAACGCACCGACGGCGGCTACCGGCTGCGGCACAACGTCCACCGCGGGATCGGCGACTGGCTGCACGACGCCCGCCCCGAGGACCTCGCCGCCAGCATCCAGGCGGTGACGGAAGACGTTCTGGTCGACATCGCCCGATGGGGCCGCCGCGCCACGGGAAGCGGCAATCTCGTCCTGATGGGCGGAGTCGCCCTCAACTGTGTCGCCAATTCCCGCATCGCCCGTGAGGCCGGGTTCGACGAGGTGTCCATCTTCCCGAACCCGGGTGACGCCGGATCCAGCATCGGTGCCGCCGCCGCCCACCTGGGCAGGCCGCTGCACTGGGACGGCCCCTACCTCGGCACGGCGATCGACCGCCCCTACGAGCACCGCGCGATCCTGGAAAGACTGCTCGACGGCGAGGTCGTGGGCGTCGCCAACGGCCGTGCCGAGTTCGGACCCCGCGCGCTGGGGAACCGCTCACTGCTCTGCGACCCCCGCGGGGAAGAGGTCCAGGACAAGGTCAACCGGATCAAAGGCCGGGAGCCCTTCCGCCCGTTCGCGCCCGCCGTGCTGGAAGAGCACGCACACGACTACTTCGAGCTGCCGGTCAAGCGCTCGCCCTGGATGCAGTTCGTGGCGCGCTGCAAACGGCCCGACCTCCTCCCCGCCATCACCCACGTCGACGGAACGAGCCGGGTCCAGACCGTCTCCCGGTCCACGCACCCGGAGTTCTACGACCTCATCTCCGCCTTCCACCGCCGCACCGGATGCCCGATGCTCCTCAACACCAGCCTCAACATCAAGGGGCAACCCCTCGTCAACACCTGGGAGGACGCCCGCGCGTTCCGGGCCGACACAGGAGTCGAGGTCCTGTGA
- a CDS encoding ABC transporter permease, translated as MAVAPPGRRLARGAAALSDSAVRVPALGAFGYWMRRYRRTWRGSVVISVVNPLLFLAALGVGLGRLVDAHQSAHLSGVAYADFLAPGLLAASAMQNAFVEATYPVHEATRPRGAYPAAAATPLSPGDILTGHLMFIAFRIAVSALAFVLVLLAFGVTGPATGALLLPCVLLVGMAFAAPLCAWAVGVERPSRLNGAYRFVAMPLYLFSGTFFAVGQLPGWLQWAVTLTPLYHGTELVRGVALGTAPAGPAAAHAGYLAALALAGTVLAHRGYARRLHR; from the coding sequence ATGGCCGTCGCCCCGCCCGGTCGGCGTCTCGCGCGCGGTGCCGCCGCCCTGTCCGACAGCGCGGTCCGGGTGCCCGCGCTCGGCGCATTCGGCTACTGGATGCGGCGCTACCGGCGGACCTGGCGCGGCTCCGTGGTGATCAGCGTCGTGAATCCGCTGCTCTTCCTCGCGGCGCTCGGCGTCGGGCTCGGGCGCCTGGTCGACGCCCATCAGAGCGCCCATCTGTCCGGCGTCGCCTACGCGGACTTCCTGGCTCCGGGGCTGCTGGCCGCGTCCGCGATGCAGAACGCCTTCGTGGAGGCTACCTATCCGGTGCACGAGGCGACCCGCCCCCGGGGCGCCTACCCGGCGGCGGCTGCGACACCGCTGAGTCCCGGCGACATCCTAACCGGGCACCTGATGTTCATCGCCTTCCGGATCGCCGTCAGCGCCCTCGCCTTCGTGCTCGTGCTCCTCGCCTTCGGGGTGACCGGCCCAGCCACCGGGGCGCTGTTGCTCCCGTGCGTCCTGCTCGTCGGCATGGCGTTCGCAGCGCCGCTGTGCGCCTGGGCGGTGGGCGTCGAGCGGCCCAGCCGCCTCAACGGCGCGTACCGGTTCGTCGCCATGCCGCTCTACCTGTTCTCCGGCACCTTCTTCGCGGTCGGCCAGCTCCCCGGCTGGCTCCAGTGGGCGGTCACGCTCACTCCGCTCTACCACGGCACCGAGCTGGTACGCGGCGTCGCGCTCGGGACCGCTCCCGCGGGCCCGGCCGCCGCCCACGCCGGCTACCTCGCCGCCCTCGCCCTCGCGGGCACCGTCCTCGCCCACCGCGGCTACGCACGCCGCCTGCACCGCTGA
- a CDS encoding aspartate aminotransferase family protein, translating into MSTAHSPLNGTAPHLVGGVAAGWNSLSAVGPVRVTGASGPYIRDDQGRELLDFIMGWGSCFLGHDAPPIREALQKALAGGFLYQYETATHGMLAEEFCAVVPCADKLRLANSGLEATMYALRIARAVTGRRLVVKFEGHFHGLNDQLMWNVDTSEGPAAPGENGLLQRLPGAPGLPDEFGELVLPLPWNAPGLVDQVFAEHGDDIAAVILEPVCLNIGCVGPEPGFLEHLRAVTTRHDALLIFDEVLTGFRLALGGAQERFGVVPDLACYGKAFGCGMPIAGIAGHADFMDAVAPVGQVEVSGTNTGRYLSVVGALAALRELSTPGFYEHIEQLNDYLVTGVREVLGQHKVPAFVSGFGGRVGAHIGSSERPRNMADVARLYNLPYATELFRLLSTKFDLYGFLLPLSFCPEPVTVSAAHTTGHIDEALSRLDDALTELPYKPHEPDGPLLGGGRGWR; encoded by the coding sequence ATGAGCACTGCGCACAGTCCGCTGAACGGGACGGCACCGCACCTGGTCGGCGGAGTCGCCGCAGGCTGGAACTCCCTGTCGGCCGTGGGGCCGGTCCGTGTCACCGGCGCGAGCGGCCCGTACATCCGCGACGACCAGGGGCGGGAGCTGCTCGACTTCATCATGGGGTGGGGCTCGTGCTTCCTCGGCCATGACGCGCCGCCGATCCGGGAGGCGCTGCAAAAGGCGCTCGCCGGCGGATTCCTGTACCAGTACGAGACAGCGACCCACGGCATGCTGGCGGAGGAGTTCTGCGCGGTCGTCCCCTGTGCGGACAAGCTGCGGCTCGCCAACTCCGGCCTCGAAGCGACCATGTACGCCCTGCGGATCGCCCGCGCCGTCACCGGCCGGCGCCTGGTGGTGAAGTTCGAAGGCCACTTCCACGGCCTGAATGACCAGCTCATGTGGAACGTCGACACCTCCGAGGGGCCGGCCGCCCCAGGCGAGAACGGCCTCCTGCAACGCCTGCCCGGCGCCCCCGGGCTGCCGGACGAATTCGGCGAACTGGTGCTGCCCCTGCCGTGGAACGCACCCGGCCTGGTGGACCAGGTCTTCGCAGAGCACGGGGACGACATCGCCGCGGTCATCCTCGAACCGGTGTGCCTCAACATCGGCTGCGTCGGGCCCGAGCCCGGATTCCTGGAGCACCTGCGCGCGGTCACCACCCGGCACGACGCCCTGCTGATCTTCGACGAGGTGCTCACCGGCTTCCGACTGGCCCTCGGCGGCGCCCAGGAGCGCTTCGGCGTGGTGCCCGACCTCGCCTGCTACGGCAAGGCCTTCGGCTGCGGCATGCCCATCGCGGGCATCGCAGGCCACGCCGACTTCATGGACGCCGTCGCACCGGTGGGCCAGGTCGAGGTGAGCGGGACAAACACGGGCCGCTACCTCTCCGTGGTCGGCGCCCTGGCCGCCCTGCGCGAGCTGTCCACCCCCGGCTTCTACGAGCACATCGAGCAGCTCAACGACTACCTGGTCACCGGCGTCCGCGAGGTGTTGGGGCAGCACAAAGTCCCCGCGTTCGTCTCCGGATTCGGCGGCCGAGTGGGCGCCCACATCGGATCGTCCGAACGGCCCCGCAACATGGCCGACGTCGCCCGCCTGTACAACCTGCCCTACGCAACCGAACTGTTCCGGCTGCTGTCGACCAAGTTCGACCTGTACGGCTTCCTGCTGCCGCTCTCCTTCTGCCCCGAGCCCGTGACCGTGTCCGCCGCGCACACCACCGGGCACATCGACGAGGCGCTCAGCCGGCTCGACGACGCGCTCACCGAACTGCCCTACAAGCCGCACGAGCCGGACGGCCCGCTGCTCGGGGGTGGCCGGGGATGGCGATGA
- a CDS encoding DUF6071 family protein — translation MTAPAHPPVRLLVVNGCSMTYGDELRDRTEDSWAALLARRLDIPSVNLGACAGSNHRLVRVTVEHLGRITRQHGLQPGEVLFLGMWTSINRFEILTDRPDPRAGLPDLPDSGWRRIHASYIDRRDRLSRTWYRELQSEAGDRSEFLLHRILLDAWLAREGYRYGFLWAYDPDPATFAQFPQYDGGPAPARTIGAEHLPHGGPSLYSVGKALGDLGPDGHPLERSQRIYTEEHLHPWVTRLLARDAA, via the coding sequence GTGACCGCGCCCGCCCACCCGCCCGTCCGGCTGCTCGTCGTCAACGGATGCAGCATGACCTACGGCGACGAACTGCGGGACCGTACCGAGGACAGCTGGGCCGCCCTGCTCGCCCGCCGACTCGACATCCCGTCCGTCAACCTCGGCGCATGCGCCGGCAGCAACCACCGCCTGGTGCGCGTCACCGTCGAGCACCTCGGACGCATCACGCGCCAACACGGCCTGCAACCCGGGGAAGTGCTCTTCCTGGGCATGTGGACGAGCATCAACCGCTTCGAAATCTTGACCGACAGACCCGACCCCCGAGCAGGCCTGCCTGACCTGCCGGACAGCGGATGGCGGCGCATCCACGCGAGCTACATCGACCGCCGCGACCGGCTCTCGCGCACCTGGTACCGCGAACTCCAGAGCGAAGCGGGAGACCGTTCCGAATTCCTGCTGCACCGCATCCTCCTCGACGCCTGGCTCGCACGGGAGGGATACCGCTACGGATTCCTGTGGGCCTACGACCCCGACCCGGCCACCTTCGCCCAGTTCCCCCAGTACGACGGCGGGCCCGCGCCAGCACGCACGATCGGCGCCGAACACCTCCCCCACGGAGGACCGTCCCTCTACTCGGTGGGCAAGGCACTCGGCGACCTCGGCCCCGACGGCCACCCGCTGGAGCGGAGCCAGCGAATCTACACCGAGGAACACCTCCATCCCTGGGTGACCAGGCTCCTCGCGCGGGACGCGGCATGA
- a CDS encoding condensation domain-containing protein codes for MTFDGPRGPLSAPLTWGQRAIWEVVRWLGARAGDLNMVEVCPLTAGTGLPAVTTALTRLLERHESLRTRMRDDGDGPRQDVTPSGAIPLTVRQDTRGTAPGAPRQERGDDLHRLVTELATPAFAPDELPVRAAVLCRDGEPAELVLVVSHLAVDGWSMAIVREELATLLAGAEPPPLAQQPVDRARHEASPAARARERAALAHWSTAVRDLPRVWLEGLPRAPGTGDLVCSEIDSAALGSAVAELAAQHKVTPSMVVQAGTALALCLDRGESEIGLRLIVATRYTTRTARFVGPLNQNALLRLPLRDESLADFFTRVRTASLQSLAAAEYDPVALEDVVGEATARRGFRGDGYCFVNDLTGYQAPGSAPARHDDDTPAGPTVVRDLPPPADPKGANFFLYVHDLGLRVRLSVTAHRDFLAPGTTAGFLHDLEWLLTTAARTGAGPGELSRAHTPRRAARSGSQDSRTS; via the coding sequence GTGACATTCGACGGCCCTCGCGGCCCCTTGAGCGCCCCCCTGACCTGGGGACAGCGCGCCATCTGGGAGGTCGTCCGCTGGCTGGGAGCACGGGCCGGCGACCTCAACATGGTCGAGGTCTGCCCGCTCACGGCCGGTACCGGTCTCCCCGCGGTCACCACGGCGCTGACACGGCTGCTCGAACGCCACGAGTCGCTGCGCACCCGCATGCGGGACGACGGGGACGGACCGCGCCAGGACGTCACCCCATCGGGTGCGATCCCGCTCACCGTGCGCCAGGACACCCGCGGTACGGCACCCGGGGCCCCGCGCCAGGAGCGCGGTGACGATCTTCACCGCCTGGTGACGGAACTCGCCACTCCCGCCTTCGCGCCCGACGAACTCCCCGTCCGCGCCGCCGTTCTGTGCCGCGACGGAGAGCCGGCCGAACTCGTGCTGGTCGTGAGCCACCTCGCCGTCGACGGCTGGAGCATGGCGATCGTCCGAGAGGAACTCGCGACCCTGCTGGCCGGTGCCGAACCCCCGCCCCTCGCACAACAGCCCGTCGACCGCGCCCGCCACGAAGCCTCTCCCGCCGCCCGCGCCAGGGAAAGGGCGGCCCTCGCCCACTGGAGCACGGCGGTACGCGATCTGCCCCGGGTGTGGCTGGAAGGCTTACCCAGGGCCCCCGGCACGGGGGACCTCGTGTGCAGCGAGATCGACTCTGCCGCGCTGGGAAGCGCCGTCGCCGAACTGGCGGCCCAGCACAAGGTGACCCCGTCCATGGTCGTCCAGGCCGGCACCGCCCTCGCCCTGTGCCTCGACCGAGGGGAGAGCGAGATCGGCCTCCGGCTCATCGTCGCCACCCGCTACACGACGCGGACCGCCCGCTTCGTCGGCCCCCTCAACCAGAACGCGCTGCTCCGCCTACCTCTGCGCGACGAGAGCCTCGCGGACTTCTTCACCCGGGTGCGCACGGCCTCCCTCCAGTCCCTCGCCGCCGCCGAGTACGACCCCGTCGCCCTGGAGGACGTCGTGGGCGAGGCCACTGCGAGACGCGGCTTCCGCGGCGACGGATACTGCTTCGTCAACGACTTGACCGGCTACCAGGCACCCGGCAGCGCCCCCGCCCGGCACGACGACGACACCCCGGCGGGGCCCACCGTCGTCAGGGACCTCCCGCCGCCGGCCGACCCCAAGGGCGCCAACTTCTTCCTCTACGTCCACGACCTCGGGCTGCGCGTCCGGCTGTCCGTCACGGCGCACCGGGACTTCCTCGCCCCCGGCACCACCGCCGGGTTCCTGCACGATCTGGAGTGGCTCCTGACCACGGCCGCCCGCACCGGAGCGGGGCCAGGGGAGCTGTCCCGCGCCCACACGCCGCGCCGCGCCGCCCGGTCCGGCAGTCAGGACAGCCGGACCTCGTAG
- a CDS encoding ABC transporter permease: protein MPACPRGWPALSGPVALVERSLVVYRHSWHLLLAEIFEPVLYLLSLGVGIGALVGEVPGLRPDQGGYAAFVAPALLATAAMNGAMDETTFNLYAKLRTLRTYDAILSTPLSVRDIAFGEVLWALLRGTAVTVVFAAALAAFGMVTSPWALLVLPGALLVGFAFASLGLAVVTFVRSWHDFQLVQLFMLPMFLFATTFYPLGVYPRPVQIVVECLPLYHAIQLIRLPATGVVDGGVAVAAGYLLILGTLTLALALRRLRTALVR from the coding sequence GTGCCCGCCTGCCCCAGGGGGTGGCCCGCCCTGTCCGGACCCGTCGCGCTCGTGGAGCGCAGTCTGGTCGTCTACCGGCACAGCTGGCACTTGCTGCTCGCGGAGATCTTCGAGCCGGTGCTCTACCTGCTCTCACTCGGCGTGGGCATCGGAGCACTCGTCGGCGAGGTGCCGGGACTGCGGCCGGACCAGGGAGGCTACGCGGCGTTCGTCGCACCGGCGCTGCTCGCCACCGCCGCCATGAACGGCGCAATGGACGAGACAACGTTCAACCTTTACGCGAAGCTGCGGACTTTGCGGACGTACGACGCGATCCTCTCCACCCCGCTGTCCGTGCGCGACATCGCCTTCGGCGAGGTGCTGTGGGCACTGCTGCGCGGCACGGCGGTCACCGTGGTCTTCGCCGCCGCCCTCGCCGCCTTCGGCATGGTGACCTCGCCATGGGCCCTCCTCGTCCTCCCCGGGGCGCTACTCGTCGGCTTCGCCTTCGCGTCCCTCGGTCTGGCGGTGGTCACCTTCGTGCGGAGCTGGCATGACTTCCAGCTCGTCCAGCTCTTCATGCTGCCGATGTTCCTCTTCGCCACCACCTTCTACCCGCTCGGCGTCTACCCCCGGCCTGTGCAGATCGTCGTCGAATGCCTGCCGCTGTACCACGCCATCCAGCTCATCCGGCTGCCCGCCACAGGGGTCGTCGACGGCGGCGTCGCCGTCGCGGCGGGCTATCTGCTGATCCTCGGGACCCTCACTCTGGCCCTCGCCCTGCGACGGCTGCGCACGGCGCTGGTCCGATGA
- a CDS encoding HAD family hydrolase, whose amino-acid sequence MKDSSTPPPYGLLVLDIDGTLLDTPHLRAWNQALRQVLGPAIDNWTHGGLTAYAYQRHVAGRPRDAGARAAFASVGVDPTPALVDRLVTVKQSAFLALAGSTLLFPDAARLLDRAAERDIPLAFCTASRNAGTLLRGLLAGHPRAAWLTSRIDRSLGAGGPHPPADRAEAVRRVVRVWETAPERTLVVDDTEHGVAAGLTIGADALLIDRTAHLAPEDTAPRVSTLDEIDLDDWAVPAGKEST is encoded by the coding sequence ATGAAGGACTCCTCCACGCCGCCCCCCTACGGTCTGCTGGTCCTCGACATCGACGGCACCCTCCTCGACACCCCGCACCTGCGGGCCTGGAACCAGGCGCTGCGGCAGGTGCTCGGCCCCGCCATCGACAACTGGACCCACGGCGGCCTCACGGCGTACGCCTACCAGCGCCATGTCGCGGGCCGCCCCCGCGACGCGGGCGCCCGTGCGGCATTCGCCTCCGTGGGCGTCGACCCAACCCCGGCACTCGTCGACCGGCTGGTCACGGTCAAACAGAGCGCCTTCCTCGCCCTGGCGGGCAGCACCCTGCTCTTCCCCGACGCGGCACGCCTGCTGGACCGGGCAGCCGAACGCGACATACCTCTCGCCTTCTGCACCGCGTCACGCAACGCCGGCACCCTGCTGCGCGGGCTCCTTGCCGGCCATCCCCGGGCGGCATGGCTGACCAGCCGGATCGACCGCAGCCTCGGCGCCGGCGGACCGCACCCGCCCGCCGACCGGGCGGAAGCAGTCCGCCGTGTCGTCCGTGTCTGGGAAACAGCCCCGGAGCGGACGCTGGTGGTGGACGACACCGAACACGGCGTCGCGGCAGGCCTCACGATCGGCGCCGACGCCCTGCTCATCGACCGGACAGCCCACCTGGCGCCCGAGGACACCGCGCCCCGGGTGTCCACCCTGGACGAAATCGACCTCGACGACTGGGCGGTACCCGCCGGCAAGGAGAGCACATGA